The following are encoded in a window of Amycolatopsis lexingtonensis genomic DNA:
- a CDS encoding helix-turn-helix transcriptional regulator — MDASWSDPRHVLDVVDRLLSAPRPQFFGRFSTELGRLIPHRAAAMQTGDCPRSPLKVIGDEAITGAVTSVELQRLVDRSEPGKALVIDGDLGGTERRIVLLASTPAIGQSAVLAVVPEAGELDAADLELASQLWHIVSTDAAQRATDPGPDVLASSLAAASARAQAITDLGQTHAATLTTLLAVLRSGRLSDTVARRTAVDLAADAMLALKGVVDRDQVLSVEQADAAFAVLKTQLADLVRHTEVDVDLADPIGEASLPQDIAHTARTLTRGLVLAALDRPATTRLRASWRLDGTTLRITVRDDCPEVADALPARGLTDRLTALGGRWEVDAVPGWGTTITAVLPLGVAEPPELRPLDRLNPRELEVLSGISQGLRNRQIAEQLQLSEHTVKFHVRNILDKLSVTSRGEAAALARDLPLEPVTHRTA, encoded by the coding sequence ATGGACGCTTCCTGGTCGGACCCGCGGCACGTGCTCGACGTCGTCGACCGGCTGTTGTCGGCTCCCCGGCCCCAGTTCTTCGGCCGATTCTCCACGGAACTGGGGAGGCTGATCCCGCACCGCGCCGCCGCGATGCAGACGGGCGACTGCCCCCGCAGCCCGCTCAAGGTCATCGGCGACGAGGCGATCACGGGCGCCGTGACCAGCGTCGAGCTGCAGCGCCTGGTCGACCGCAGCGAGCCGGGCAAAGCCCTGGTCATCGACGGCGACCTCGGCGGCACCGAACGCCGCATCGTCCTGCTCGCATCGACGCCAGCGATCGGCCAGAGCGCCGTGCTCGCAGTGGTGCCGGAGGCCGGGGAGCTGGACGCCGCTGATCTGGAGCTGGCCTCGCAGCTGTGGCACATCGTCAGCACGGACGCGGCCCAGCGCGCGACGGACCCGGGCCCGGACGTCCTGGCCAGCAGCCTCGCCGCGGCCTCCGCACGAGCCCAGGCGATCACCGACCTCGGCCAGACCCACGCGGCGACGCTGACCACGCTCCTGGCGGTGCTCCGTTCCGGACGCCTCTCCGACACCGTCGCCCGCCGCACCGCGGTCGACCTCGCGGCCGACGCAATGCTCGCGCTCAAGGGCGTGGTCGACCGCGACCAGGTCCTGTCGGTGGAGCAGGCCGACGCGGCCTTCGCGGTCCTGAAGACGCAGCTGGCCGACCTGGTGCGGCACACCGAGGTCGACGTCGACCTCGCCGACCCGATCGGCGAGGCGTCCCTGCCCCAGGACATCGCCCACACGGCCCGCACCCTGACCCGCGGCCTGGTGCTCGCCGCCTTGGACCGCCCGGCGACCACCCGCCTCCGAGCGTCCTGGCGGCTGGACGGAACGACGCTCCGCATCACCGTCCGTGACGACTGCCCGGAGGTCGCCGACGCGCTCCCTGCCCGCGGCCTGACCGACCGCCTCACAGCCCTGGGCGGCCGCTGGGAGGTCGACGCGGTACCCGGCTGGGGCACGACGATCACGGCGGTCCTCCCGCTCGGCGTGGCCGAACCGCCGGAACTGCGCCCGCTGGACCGCCTCAACCCGCGCGAACTCGAGGTGCTGTCGGGCATCTCCCAGGGCTTGCGCAACCGGCAGATCGCCGAACAGCTGCAGCTCAGCGAGCACACGGTCAAGTTCCACGTCCGCAACATCCTCGACAAGCTGAGCGTCACGTCCCGCGGCGAGGCCGCCGCCCTGGCCCGCGACCTGCCCCTGGAACCGGTGACCCACCGCACCGCCTGA
- a CDS encoding NADP-dependent oxidoreductase translates to MRAITFSAYGGPDVLQLSEVPVPEPGPGQVRLAVRAAGVNPIDWKIRNGFMRQNFEVPFPHTPGLEVAGVVDAVGEGADFAVGDEVFGWSETGAYAEYALAKTLAPKPTGLSWADAAALPVAGETALRVLGLLGVGEGETLLLHGASGTVGRFAAQVAVAQGVTVIGTGGSRSLDDLKSLGVVPVLYGDGWEERVRASAPGPVDAVFDAAGHGVLPGSVELRGTKERVITIADAAAFELGIPFSSGGEQSREVLTGIAGWVTDRGVGLAHGKSYPLAEAAAAQVESEGGHPGGKLTITVG, encoded by the coding sequence ATGCGAGCGATCACCTTCTCCGCTTACGGCGGGCCGGACGTCCTGCAGCTATCCGAGGTGCCGGTGCCGGAGCCCGGCCCGGGGCAGGTGCGGCTGGCCGTGCGGGCCGCCGGTGTCAACCCGATCGACTGGAAGATCCGCAACGGCTTCATGCGGCAGAACTTCGAGGTCCCCTTCCCGCACACGCCCGGCCTCGAGGTCGCCGGGGTCGTCGACGCCGTCGGTGAGGGGGCGGACTTCGCCGTCGGCGACGAGGTGTTCGGCTGGTCCGAGACCGGCGCTTACGCCGAGTACGCGCTGGCGAAGACGCTTGCGCCGAAGCCGACAGGCCTGTCGTGGGCGGACGCCGCGGCGTTGCCGGTCGCCGGGGAGACCGCGCTTCGCGTCCTCGGGCTACTGGGCGTCGGCGAGGGCGAGACGCTGCTGCTCCACGGCGCCAGCGGCACGGTCGGGCGGTTCGCCGCTCAGGTCGCCGTCGCGCAGGGGGTGACCGTCATCGGGACCGGCGGGAGCCGGAGCCTCGACGACCTGAAGTCGCTGGGCGTCGTTCCCGTGCTGTACGGCGACGGCTGGGAGGAGCGCGTCCGCGCGTCCGCGCCCGGGCCGGTCGACGCCGTGTTCGACGCCGCCGGGCACGGGGTGCTGCCGGGGTCCGTCGAGCTGCGGGGCACGAAGGAGCGGGTCATCACCATCGCCGACGCCGCCGCCTTCGAGCTGGGGATCCCGTTCTCCAGCGGGGGCGAGCAGAGCCGCGAGGTGCTGACCGGGATCGCCGGCTGGGTGACCGACCGCGGGGTCGGTCTCGCGCACGGCAAGAGCTACCCGCTCGCCGAGGCCGCCGCCGCGCAGGTCGAGAGCGAGGGCGGGCACCCCGGCGGGAAGCTCACGATCACCGTCGGCTGA
- a CDS encoding electron transfer flavoprotein subunit beta/FixA family protein encodes MTNIVVLVKQVPDTYSERKLNGSDHTLDRESADAVLDEINEKAVEEALKIKEAGEGEVTVISVGPDRATDAIRKALSMGADKAIHVSDEALHGSDAIATAKVLAAAIGKVEGFDLVIAGNESSDGRGGAVPAILAELLGLPQVTYVRELTVDGSTIKATRETEDGLTHLEASLPAIVSVGEKINEPRYPSFKGIMAAKKKPVETFTIADLGVDAGEVGLGNAWSAVTEASPKPPRTAGEKVEDEGDGGTKVAEYLVGQKLI; translated from the coding sequence ATGACCAACATCGTCGTCCTGGTCAAGCAGGTACCGGACACCTACTCGGAGCGGAAGCTCAACGGGTCCGACCACACCCTTGACCGCGAATCCGCCGACGCCGTGCTCGACGAGATCAACGAGAAGGCCGTCGAAGAGGCGCTGAAGATCAAGGAAGCCGGCGAGGGCGAGGTCACCGTGATCTCGGTGGGCCCGGATCGCGCGACCGACGCCATCCGCAAGGCGCTGTCCATGGGCGCCGACAAGGCCATCCACGTCTCGGATGAGGCGCTGCACGGCTCCGACGCGATCGCCACCGCCAAGGTGCTCGCCGCCGCGATCGGCAAGGTCGAGGGCTTCGACCTGGTCATCGCCGGCAACGAGTCCTCTGACGGCCGCGGTGGCGCCGTCCCGGCGATCCTCGCCGAGCTGCTCGGCCTGCCGCAGGTCACCTACGTGCGCGAGCTGACCGTCGACGGTTCGACGATCAAGGCGACCCGCGAGACCGAGGACGGCCTCACGCACCTCGAGGCGAGCCTGCCCGCGATCGTGAGCGTCGGCGAGAAGATCAACGAGCCGCGCTACCCGTCCTTCAAGGGCATCATGGCCGCGAAGAAGAAGCCGGTCGAGACGTTCACCATCGCCGACCTGGGCGTCGACGCGGGCGAGGTCGGCCTCGGCAACGCGTGGTCCGCCGTGACCGAAGCCTCGCCGAAGCCGCCGCGCACCGCGGGCGAGAAGGTCGAGGACGAGGGCGACGGTGGCACCAAGGTCGCCGAGTACCTGGTCGGCCAGAAGCTCATCTGA
- a CDS encoding GNAT family N-acetyltransferase, with translation MTTSQLLVSTDQAGVELPADAPRYSLLVAHANDEVVAAQRLRHRVFAEEMGARLHSLRPGLDVDEFDEFCDHLVVRDDNTGDIVGCYRMLPPGRAARAGKLYADSEFDLGALDGIRPHLVETGRSCVHPDHRSGAVVSLVWAGIARYMLLSGHRYLAGCASVPLVDGGSFAAGVWDLLRTKHYSDETTRVSPLIPWDSSEIERPARATLPPLIKGYVRLGAKVHGPPALDADFGVADFFVVLDLHNVDERYLKFFLGTQG, from the coding sequence ATGACGACGTCACAGCTCCTCGTCAGCACTGATCAGGCGGGTGTCGAGCTCCCCGCGGACGCTCCTCGGTACTCCCTCCTCGTCGCCCACGCGAACGACGAAGTGGTCGCCGCGCAACGCCTCCGGCACCGCGTTTTCGCCGAGGAAATGGGGGCGCGGCTGCACTCGCTCCGGCCCGGTCTCGACGTCGACGAGTTCGACGAGTTCTGCGACCACCTCGTGGTCCGGGACGACAACACCGGCGACATCGTCGGCTGCTACCGGATGCTGCCGCCCGGACGCGCCGCGCGGGCCGGGAAGCTCTACGCCGACAGCGAGTTCGACCTGGGCGCGCTCGACGGGATCCGGCCGCACCTGGTCGAAACCGGCCGGTCCTGCGTGCACCCCGACCACCGCAGCGGCGCCGTCGTCAGCCTGGTCTGGGCCGGGATCGCCCGCTACATGCTGCTTTCCGGCCACCGGTACCTCGCCGGCTGCGCCTCCGTCCCGCTGGTCGACGGCGGTTCCTTCGCCGCCGGCGTGTGGGACCTGCTGCGCACCAAGCACTACTCGGACGAGACCACCCGCGTCTCGCCACTGATCCCATGGGACTCCTCGGAGATCGAACGCCCGGCGCGCGCCACGCTGCCGCCGCTGATCAAGGGCTACGTCCGCCTCGGCGCCAAGGTCCACGGGCCGCCCGCGCTCGACGCCGACTTCGGCGTCGCGGACTTCTTCGTCGTGCTGGACCTGCACAACGTCGACGAGCGCTACCTGAAGTTCTTCCTCGGGACCCAGGGATGA
- a CDS encoding cysteine desulfurase family protein, with protein MTYLDHAATTPMLPEAITAMTEALSTVGNASALHSSGRRARRMVEEARETIADALGARPSEVIFTGGGTESDNLAIKGIYWARHEEREQRRRVLCGAAEHHAVLDTVEWLEAHGGAEVVLLDVDDQGRVSPDVLRAAIAAEPETVALATVMWANNEVGTINPIADLAAVCAEFEIPFHTDAVQAVGAVPVDFAASGAAALSLTGHKLGGPIGVGALLLGRDVTCVPLLHGGGQERNVRSGTLDVPAIVGFAAAVRTSVTTRADYAKRVEGLRDELVEVVRREVPDVVLNGGDGERLPSHAHFTFPGCAGDSLLMLLDAKGIECSTGSACTAGVAQPSHVLLAMGADPAAARGSLRFSLGHTSTAADVEAVAAEIGGVVLRARQAGLAGMRKQTQKQEV; from the coding sequence ATGACCTATCTCGACCACGCGGCGACCACTCCGATGTTGCCCGAAGCCATAACGGCGATGACCGAGGCGCTGTCCACCGTGGGCAACGCCTCCGCGCTGCATTCTTCGGGCCGCCGAGCGCGGCGGATGGTCGAGGAAGCCCGCGAGACCATCGCGGACGCGTTGGGCGCTCGCCCCTCCGAAGTCATCTTCACCGGCGGCGGCACCGAGAGCGACAATCTCGCGATCAAGGGCATCTACTGGGCCCGCCACGAAGAACGAGAGCAGCGCCGTCGCGTCTTGTGCGGTGCCGCGGAGCACCACGCAGTGCTCGACACTGTCGAATGGCTCGAAGCCCACGGCGGCGCCGAGGTCGTCTTGCTCGACGTGGACGACCAGGGACGCGTTTCCCCCGACGTCCTTCGCGCAGCCATCGCCGCGGAGCCCGAGACCGTGGCGCTGGCCACCGTGATGTGGGCCAACAACGAGGTCGGCACGATCAACCCGATCGCTGACCTGGCGGCGGTATGCGCCGAGTTCGAAATCCCCTTCCACACTGATGCGGTTCAAGCTGTCGGCGCCGTTCCGGTGGATTTCGCCGCCAGCGGCGCAGCCGCCCTGAGCCTGACCGGGCACAAGCTCGGAGGTCCGATCGGAGTGGGAGCACTTCTGCTCGGACGGGACGTGACTTGCGTGCCCCTGCTGCACGGTGGCGGCCAGGAACGCAACGTCCGTTCCGGCACCTTGGACGTTCCGGCGATCGTGGGTTTCGCGGCCGCAGTTCGAACCAGCGTCACCACCCGAGCTGATTACGCCAAGCGCGTCGAGGGACTCCGGGACGAGCTCGTCGAGGTTGTTAGGCGCGAAGTCCCCGATGTCGTCCTCAACGGTGGAGACGGCGAGAGGCTGCCCAGCCACGCTCATTTCACATTCCCCGGATGTGCCGGTGACAGCCTGCTGATGCTGCTCGATGCCAAGGGCATTGAATGCTCGACGGGATCGGCATGCACCGCAGGCGTCGCCCAGCCGAGCCACGTGCTGCTCGCCATGGGAGCCGATCCGGCCGCGGCCCGCGGTTCTCTCCGTTTCTCTCTCGGCCACACATCCACAGCTGCCGATGTCGAGGCAGTGGCCGCCGAGATCGGCGGAGTCGTCCTGCGCGCACGGCAGGCCGGCCTCGCCGGAATGCGCAAGCAGACCCAGAAGCAAGAGGTGTAA
- a CDS encoding electron transfer flavoprotein subunit alpha/FixB family protein, with translation MAEVLVLVDHVDGEVKKVTLELLTAARALGEPSAVVVGPTGTAAKAKQALASHGAAKVYVAEGDDAANYLVTPKVDVLAALAQQASPAAVLVTASGEGKEVAARLAVRLGSGLIYDAVGVNGDGVIDQSIFGGAFSVKSKSAKGAPVVSIRPGAVEAEPAEGAAAEETVEIPAVDAAKATKITGVEPVTGGDRPELTEASIVVSGGRGVGSAEKFDVVEKLADSLGAAVGASRAAVDSGYYPAQFQVGQTGKTVSPQLYIALGISGAIQHRAGMQTSKTIIAVNKDPEAPIFEIADFGIVGDLFNVAPQLTEAVEKRKG, from the coding sequence ATGGCTGAAGTACTCGTCCTCGTCGACCACGTCGACGGTGAGGTCAAGAAGGTCACGCTCGAGCTGCTGACCGCCGCCCGCGCGCTCGGTGAGCCGTCGGCCGTCGTCGTCGGCCCGACCGGGACCGCCGCCAAGGCGAAGCAGGCGCTGGCGTCGCACGGTGCCGCCAAGGTTTATGTCGCGGAAGGCGACGACGCCGCGAACTACCTGGTCACCCCGAAGGTGGACGTGCTCGCCGCGCTCGCGCAGCAGGCGTCCCCGGCCGCCGTGCTCGTCACCGCCAGCGGTGAGGGCAAGGAGGTCGCCGCCCGCCTGGCCGTGCGCCTGGGCTCCGGCCTGATCTACGACGCCGTGGGCGTCAACGGCGACGGCGTCATCGACCAGTCCATCTTCGGGGGCGCGTTCTCCGTCAAGTCCAAGTCCGCGAAGGGCGCGCCCGTCGTGTCCATCCGCCCGGGCGCGGTCGAGGCCGAGCCGGCCGAGGGCGCGGCGGCCGAAGAGACCGTCGAGATCCCCGCCGTCGACGCGGCGAAAGCCACCAAGATCACCGGCGTCGAGCCGGTGACCGGCGGTGACCGTCCGGAGCTGACCGAGGCCTCGATCGTGGTCTCCGGTGGCCGCGGTGTCGGCTCGGCGGAGAAGTTCGACGTCGTCGAGAAGCTGGCCGACTCGCTCGGCGCGGCCGTCGGCGCGTCGCGTGCCGCCGTCGACTCCGGCTACTACCCGGCGCAGTTCCAGGTGGGCCAGACCGGCAAGACCGTGTCGCCGCAGCTGTACATCGCGCTCGGCATCTCCGGCGCGATCCAGCACCGCGCCGGCATGCAGACGTCGAAGACGATCATCGCCGTCAACAAGGACCCGGAGGCGCCGATCTTCGAGATCGCCGACTTCGGCATCGTCGGCGACCTGTTCAACGTCGCGCCGCAGCTGACCGAAGCGGTCGAGAAGCGCAAGGGCTGA
- a CDS encoding MFS transporter, with translation MASTIDSAPRRRSVLWSAEHRMTTIALLLVVTLVAFENMGVATAMPTLVADLDGLALYSWPFTTFLISSVVATVLSGRIGDRRGPAPALLAGPALFATGLIVAGAATGMPVFLLGRALQGFGSGLLLVSVSLLIALTFTDHERPVIYAANAAAWVLPAVIGPSVAGLVTVSIGWRWIFLGLVPLVAVGAVMLLVVVRRLPTHTPTLDGRRASVPQAIIAALGVAALTWAAQHHSLLSLGYGTLGLVALGYALRTLLPAGTLTSRPGLPTVVASRALIAGAYAGMEAYLPLTMSAVHGYSPALAGLPLTITALGWSAASAAQGRFLNWSREASLRTGFWLVAVGLVGFGLVSQPWCTGWLAFAACAVGGAGMGIAMPAISVLLLRYSPEGERGFNTSAMQLADWVGSALLIGLGGVLLGVVGSVLAPSPAMALLTVALTALALLGVRLTGRWPSKV, from the coding sequence ATGGCCTCGACGATCGACTCCGCACCCCGCCGCCGAAGTGTGCTGTGGAGCGCGGAACACCGGATGACCACGATCGCCCTGCTGCTCGTGGTCACGTTGGTCGCTTTCGAGAACATGGGCGTGGCGACGGCGATGCCGACCCTGGTCGCCGACCTCGACGGTCTGGCCCTGTACTCGTGGCCGTTCACGACCTTCCTCATTTCCAGCGTGGTCGCCACGGTCCTGTCCGGCCGCATCGGCGACCGCCGCGGCCCAGCACCGGCGTTGCTCGCAGGCCCCGCGCTGTTCGCGACCGGCCTGATCGTCGCGGGAGCGGCGACCGGCATGCCGGTCTTCCTCCTCGGCCGCGCCCTGCAGGGCTTCGGCTCCGGCCTGCTCCTGGTGTCGGTCTCACTCCTGATCGCGCTGACATTCACCGACCACGAACGCCCGGTCATCTACGCGGCCAACGCGGCAGCTTGGGTCCTGCCGGCGGTCATCGGCCCCTCGGTCGCCGGCCTGGTGACGGTCAGCATCGGCTGGCGCTGGATCTTCCTCGGCCTGGTCCCGCTCGTGGCCGTCGGAGCGGTCATGCTGCTCGTGGTCGTCCGACGGCTGCCCACGCACACGCCGACCCTCGACGGCCGCCGCGCGAGCGTGCCCCAGGCGATCATCGCCGCACTCGGCGTAGCGGCACTGACGTGGGCGGCCCAGCACCACTCCCTCCTTTCCCTCGGCTACGGCACGCTGGGCCTCGTAGCCCTGGGCTACGCCCTGCGAACCCTCCTGCCAGCCGGCACGCTGACCTCCCGCCCGGGCCTGCCGACAGTCGTCGCTTCGCGCGCCCTGATCGCGGGGGCGTACGCCGGGATGGAGGCCTACCTGCCGCTGACGATGAGCGCCGTCCATGGCTACAGCCCGGCTCTCGCCGGCCTGCCCCTGACGATCACGGCGCTGGGCTGGTCCGCGGCATCGGCAGCCCAAGGCCGCTTCCTCAACTGGTCGAGGGAGGCCTCGCTGCGCACCGGGTTTTGGCTGGTCGCAGTTGGGCTCGTCGGCTTCGGCCTGGTCTCGCAACCCTGGTGCACCGGCTGGCTGGCGTTCGCTGCCTGCGCAGTCGGTGGCGCAGGCATGGGGATCGCGATGCCCGCGATCTCGGTCCTCCTGCTGCGCTACTCACCCGAAGGTGAACGCGGATTCAACACGTCGGCGATGCAACTCGCGGACTGGGTGGGCTCCGCCCTGCTGATCGGCCTGGGCGGCGTCCTGCTCGGCGTAGTCGGCTCGGTTCTGGCCCCGTCGCCGGCGATGGCCCTGCTCACCGTCGCATTGACGGCGTTGGCGCTGCTGGGCGTCCGGCTGACGGGGCGGTGGCCGTCAAAGGTGTGA
- the mnmA gene encoding tRNA 2-thiouridine(34) synthase MnmA: protein MRVLAAMSGGVDSAVAAARAVDAGHDVVGVHLALSAKPGTLRTGSRGCCTIEDSHDARRAADILGIPFYIWDFAERFTEEVVETFVGEYAAGRTPNPCVTCNEKIKFEALLEKAMALGFDAVATGHYARLSVVDGVPELRRSADSGKDQSYVLASLTAEQLSHAMFPLGDSWKSDVRAEAERRGLSVANKPDSHDICFIPDGDTKKFLEDRLGQRPGELVDAETGAVLGRHTGVHGFTVGQRKGLGIDAPAPDGRPRYVLSLEPVSGSVKVGPAAELGVKVIEADRAIWPSGSPLTEPTECVVQVRAHGGIVDAVADVDSDTMTVHLREPLRGVAPGQVVVLYRPDSEGGDIVLGSAKISGTR from the coding sequence ATGCGGGTATTGGCCGCGATGAGCGGAGGAGTGGACTCGGCAGTCGCCGCAGCGCGCGCGGTGGACGCCGGACACGACGTCGTCGGCGTGCACTTGGCGCTGTCGGCCAAACCGGGAACATTGCGGACCGGCTCGCGCGGGTGCTGCACGATCGAAGACTCGCACGATGCCCGGCGAGCCGCGGATATTCTTGGCATTCCTTTCTACATCTGGGATTTCGCCGAGCGATTCACCGAAGAGGTCGTCGAGACCTTCGTCGGTGAATACGCCGCCGGACGCACCCCTAACCCGTGCGTGACCTGCAACGAGAAGATCAAGTTCGAAGCTCTTCTCGAGAAGGCGATGGCGCTCGGCTTCGACGCGGTCGCCACCGGCCACTACGCGCGCCTGTCGGTCGTTGACGGTGTGCCTGAGCTGCGCCGTAGCGCGGACAGCGGCAAGGACCAGTCCTACGTGCTCGCCTCCCTCACCGCGGAACAGCTCAGCCACGCCATGTTCCCCCTCGGCGACTCCTGGAAGTCCGATGTTCGGGCCGAGGCAGAGCGGCGAGGCCTGTCCGTCGCCAACAAGCCCGACAGCCATGACATCTGCTTCATCCCGGACGGCGACACCAAGAAGTTCTTGGAAGACCGTTTGGGGCAGCGCCCCGGCGAACTCGTCGACGCGGAGACGGGTGCGGTCCTCGGCCGGCACACCGGAGTGCACGGATTCACGGTCGGCCAGCGCAAAGGCCTGGGGATCGATGCTCCGGCACCGGACGGTCGTCCGCGGTACGTCCTGTCGCTCGAACCGGTGTCCGGCTCCGTCAAGGTCGGTCCCGCCGCCGAGCTCGGTGTCAAGGTGATCGAGGCTGATCGGGCGATCTGGCCCAGCGGCAGCCCGCTGACCGAACCGACCGAGTGCGTGGTCCAGGTCAGGGCCCACGGAGGCATTGTCGACGCGGTCGCCGACGTGGATTCCGACACCATGACGGTGCACCTGCGTGAGCCGCTGCGTGGAGTGGCTCCGGGCCAGGTCGTCGTTCTCTACCGGCCGGATTCCGAGGGTGGGGACATCGTCTTGGGTAGCGCGAAGATTTCGGGTACTCGCTGA
- a CDS encoding DUF222 domain-containing protein gives MAPSQPVRKLVPATGSTSSDDRLPTKLRSIRCDPESLQRMKDDQVVDLIRDTDAEISKLQAVQLRAIADLSVRRRREPSAASEVALALSITEHRARAIVSAASALIVRLPRMLNLMDDGRLDLYRAMKVTDATAWLSQEHVGAVDATLEDRVPGRNATQVRRAATYAAAQADPEGAALRTEQKLIERRLALHHHDTGVTHISVNNAPTEKATAAYARIDRAARALKTPQEARTLDQLRADVAMDLLLSGAGGPSERTEVFLHIDLDTYLGLSETPAALAGRGPIAAAVARNIIGGPNTALRRVLTDPRTGQALELSPTRYPLHQDEFIRVRDQECRQPGCTRPAQHCGIEATRPVGGAEGTADQPVTYCARHRRLKRQPGWDYEVASDGTVNVATPAGQVHSTTPPSIQPEQRRGNRTRKKGRK, from the coding sequence ATGGCACCTTCACAACCAGTACGCAAGCTCGTCCCTGCAACCGGCTCCACGAGCAGCGACGACAGACTCCCCACGAAGCTGCGCTCGATCCGATGTGACCCGGAATCGTTGCAGCGCATGAAAGATGACCAAGTCGTCGACCTCATCCGCGATACCGACGCGGAGATCTCCAAGCTGCAAGCTGTTCAGCTGAGAGCTATCGCAGATCTGAGTGTGCGGCGGAGACGGGAGCCCAGCGCGGCTTCGGAAGTAGCACTTGCCCTGTCCATAACCGAACATCGCGCCAGAGCCATCGTTTCGGCGGCCAGCGCACTGATCGTCCGACTCCCCCGCATGTTGAACCTCATGGACGACGGCAGGCTCGACCTGTACCGCGCCATGAAGGTCACCGACGCGACGGCCTGGCTGTCCCAAGAACACGTAGGCGCCGTCGATGCGACACTCGAGGACCGAGTCCCGGGACGGAACGCCACTCAGGTCCGCCGAGCGGCGACCTACGCCGCCGCGCAAGCCGACCCGGAAGGTGCGGCGCTCCGCACCGAGCAAAAGCTCATCGAGCGGCGACTCGCGCTGCATCACCACGACACCGGCGTGACCCACATTTCGGTCAACAACGCGCCTACCGAGAAGGCGACCGCTGCGTACGCCCGCATCGATCGGGCCGCGCGAGCGCTGAAGACTCCGCAAGAGGCTCGCACCTTGGATCAGCTCCGCGCGGATGTGGCCATGGATCTGTTGCTCAGCGGCGCGGGTGGCCCGAGCGAGCGCACCGAGGTCTTCCTGCACATCGACCTCGACACCTACCTCGGCCTCAGCGAAACACCAGCGGCCTTGGCCGGCCGCGGGCCGATCGCCGCCGCGGTGGCCCGCAACATCATCGGCGGGCCCAACACAGCACTGCGACGCGTTCTCACCGACCCTCGTACCGGTCAGGCCCTCGAACTTTCTCCGACGCGCTATCCCCTCCACCAGGACGAGTTCATCCGGGTCCGGGACCAGGAATGCCGGCAGCCGGGATGCACACGTCCTGCACAGCATTGCGGGATCGAAGCGACGCGTCCTGTGGGCGGAGCCGAAGGTACGGCGGATCAGCCCGTCACCTATTGCGCACGGCATCGCAGGCTGAAGAGACAACCCGGCTGGGACTACGAAGTCGCCTCGGACGGCACGGTGAACGTCGCTACGCCGGCGGGGCAGGTGCATTCGACGACGCCGCCGTCGATCCAGCCAGAGCAACGGCGGGGTAACCGAACCCGAAAGAAGGGTCGGAAGTAA
- a CDS encoding lysophospholipid acyltransferase family protein — MSHAWMPTSPCGDGCLTDGDAVVGFPRRVLRFAAAITAVLAALLSAPLLLVPWGRERRIRLIFRGVLRAFGVRLDVHGGADFLTAPAGRGALVVNNHISWLDIVAINALRPMRALAKKEIAGWPVLGGLVRRGGSIFLDRERLTTLPATMASLADALRTGSLVSVTPEGTTWCGLASGQFTTATFQAAIDGGVPVRPIALRYRLADGRETSRPAFIGPESLIASLRRVAALRGLVLEVHICPEIAPGRAENRRELAALAEAAVHSALGTVQIPAQRRRRTARRQPAPLASPPAK, encoded by the coding sequence ATGAGCCACGCCTGGATGCCGACGTCGCCCTGCGGCGACGGCTGCCTGACCGACGGCGACGCGGTGGTCGGCTTCCCGCGCCGGGTCCTGCGCTTCGCGGCGGCGATCACCGCGGTGCTCGCGGCGCTGCTGTCGGCGCCGCTGCTGCTGGTGCCGTGGGGCCGCGAACGCCGGATCCGGCTGATCTTCCGCGGCGTGCTGCGGGCGTTCGGCGTCCGCCTGGACGTCCATGGCGGCGCCGACTTCCTGACCGCGCCCGCCGGCCGCGGCGCCTTGGTCGTCAACAACCACATCTCGTGGCTGGACATCGTCGCGATCAACGCCCTGCGCCCGATGCGCGCGCTGGCCAAGAAGGAGATCGCGGGCTGGCCGGTGCTGGGCGGCCTGGTCCGCCGCGGCGGCAGCATCTTCCTCGACCGCGAGCGGCTGACGACGCTGCCCGCCACGATGGCGTCGCTCGCCGACGCGCTTCGCACGGGTTCGCTGGTGAGCGTCACCCCGGAGGGCACAACCTGGTGCGGCCTCGCGTCGGGCCAGTTCACGACGGCGACGTTCCAGGCGGCCATCGACGGCGGTGTCCCGGTGCGCCCGATCGCGCTGCGGTACCGCCTCGCCGACGGCCGCGAGACCAGCCGCCCGGCGTTCATCGGCCCGGAGTCGCTGATCGCATCGCTACGCCGGGTCGCCGCGCTGCGCGGCCTGGTCCTGGAAGTCCACATCTGCCCGGAGATCGCCCCCGGCCGCGCGGAAAACCGCCGTGAGCTGGCGGCCCTCGCCGAGGCGGCGGTCCATTCCGCGCTGGGCACGGTCCAGATCCCGGCCCAGCGGCGCCGCCGGACCGCACGCCGTCAGCCGGCGCCCCTGGCTTCGCCTCCCGCGAAGTGA